CGCGATTTCTTTCCTGGCCGGGGTTAACGAGTGCTTAAGATCACCGATCCGCCTCGACCTTGGCGACGCGCCTTCATCGCTGTGGAAGCCGTTCCGACCGATGGACGCGCCGAGTCACGGGCGCAGCCGCAAGCGCCCGCGGCGCCGAGGTCTTGCGGGTCCGTGGACCTAGCCCGGCTCGGCCGGCGCGTCGATGATGCTGACATGCGCCGCCACCACCCGCCAGCCCTGCGGCGTGCGCATCCAGGTCTGCATCTGGCGGCCGACCTTGCCCGGCGCGCCGTCGCGATGGAACAGGGTCGAGGCGGTGGCGAAGTCGCGGCCATAGGTGGTGATGACGGTGCGCTCCAGCCGGCGCGCCAGCCCGGCCGGCGCGCGGGCGGCGCGGAAAGCGGCGATCGCCGCGTAGCCGTAGAGGTTCTCGCCCCCGCCATAGCGGATGGTGCGCGGGTCGCGCCAGAACAAGTCGTCCAGGGTGGCGACGTCGTTGGCGACGAGCGCCGCCTCGTAGCGGGCGAAAGCCGCCTCCACCTCGGCACGGACGGCGGGATCGTCGATCGTCAGGCCGGGCTCGGCGCTCATGCCGGCGCGAAGTCCAGCACCAGGATGCCGTCGACCCCGCCCTCGGCCGCGCCGACCAGGGCCGCGCCGACCTTGCCGTGCTCGGGGTCGGCGAGGTAGCGGTCGCGCGCCGCGACGTCGGCGAAATCGACGGTGAAGCCGTGGGTGAAGCCGCGCGCCAGGCCCTCGGGGCTGACATTGGCGCCGTCGGCGATGGCGGAGATGCCCGGGATGGCCGCCTTCAGGGCATGCAGGGCGGCGAAGATCGCGGCGATCTCGGCCGGCGGCACGTCGGGCCGGAAACGGACCAGGACGATGTGACGGATCATGCCGCTCTCCCCCTCGGCAGAATGTCCGAACGCCGCCCGCAGGGCGCGTGCGGACATTCTGCATGATTCTCAAAGTCTTGGCAGAGTTCAGCGGGCCGGTACAGGGTCCCGATCCGCGAAGCTCCGCCCAGGCAGGTTGGCCGCCGGCAGCGGCGGCTTGCCGGCGACGATATCAGACGCCTTCTCGCCGATCATGATGGTCGGCGCGTTGGTGTTGGACGAATTGACGCGGGGCATGATCGACGAATCGCAGACCCTCAGGCCCTCCAGGCCGTGCACCTTCAGGTCGGGCGCCACCACCGCCATGGCGTCCGTGCCCATCTTGCAGGTGCCGGCGGGGTGGTGGTCGGTCTTGCACGTGGCGAAGGCATAGTCGGCGAGCTCCTGCTCGCTTGCCTTGCCGGGCCCCGGCATGCGCTCGGCCAGGATGAAGGGCCCCAGCGCCTTCTGGCGCATGATCTCGCGGCCGATCCTCAGGCCCTCGATCGATAGGGCGCGGTCGCGCGGGTCGGCCCAGTAGTTCGGGTCGATCAGGGGGTGGTCGGCCGGATCGGCCGATTTCAGCCGCACGGTGCCGCGCGAGCGTGGGCGGAGATAGGCGGTGTTGAGCGTCACCCCGGCGTTCTTGAGCCGCGCCACGCCCGCCTCGATGCCGGAGCCCAGGCCGAGATGGAACTGGATGTCGGGGTTGGGATCGTTGCGGTCGGCATGCCAGAAGCCGCCGGTCTCGAACAGGGTCGAGGCCACGGGCCCCTTCCGGAACAGGATGTACTGCGTGCCGGCCCAGAGCGTGCGGTGCAGCCTGGCGACATTGTCATAGGTGTGGTCGCCGGTGCATTCGCAGATGACGTAGAGGTCGAGATGGTCCTGCAGGTTGGCGCCGACGCCCGGCAGGTCGTGCACGACCGGCACGCCGGCCGCGCTGAGATGGTCGGCCGGCCCGATGCCGGAGAGCTGCAGCAGCCGCGGCGAACCGATGGCGCCCGAGGTCACCAGCACCTCGCGCTCGCAGCGGATCGTCGTCTTGCCCGTGCCCTCGGCGATCTCGACGCCGACCGCCCGGCCATGCTCGACGAGGATGCGCAGCACCGCGGCGCCGGTGCGCACCGTGAGGTTCTTGCGATCGCGGATCGGCCGGAGATAGCCGACCGCCGCCGAGCTGCGCCGGGCATCGCGCACCGTCACCTGGTAATGGCCGATGCCGGCCTGGCGGGCGCCGTTGAAATCGGGATTGTAGGGGATGCCGTATTCCTGCGCCGCGCGGATGAAGGCTTCGTTGATCGGCAGCGGGTTGACCGGCACCGAGACGCCGATCGGCCCGCCCGAGGCGTGATAGGCGTCGGCAAAGCGCTGGTTGTCCTCGGCTCGCCGGAAATAGGGCAGCACGTCGGCATAGGACCAGCCGGGGCAACCCTCCTCATAGGCCCATGCGTCGTAATCGGCCGGATTGCCGCGGGTGTAGAGCTGGGCGTTGATCGAGGAGCCGCCGCCGATCACCTTGGCCTGGGTGTAGCGCATCACGCGGCCGCCGAGGTGCTGCTGCGGCACGGTCGACCAGCCCCAGCTGGCAATGCCCTTGGTCATCTTGGCGAAGCCCGCCGGCATGTGGAACAGCGGGTGGCGGTCGCTGCCGCCGGCCTCCAGCAGCAGGACGGAGACGGAGGGGTCCTCGCTCAGCCGCGCCGCCAGGGCGCAGCCCGCCGGCCCGCCGCCGGTGATGATGTAGTCGACCATGAACCTTCCCTACAGTCTGGCTATCGACAGCCCGCCGTCGCAGGCGATCACCGAGCCGGTGGCGAAGCCGAAGGCGCCCGAGGCGAGCCCGGCGACGGCGCGGCCGACGTCGTCCCCCTCGCCCCAGCGCATCGCCGGCACCAGCCCCCCGGCGAGGCGCGCATCGTACCTGGCGGCGACGCCGGCGGTCATATCGGTGCGGATCACGCCGGGCCGGACCTCGAACACGCCGATGCCGTCGGCGGCGAGGCGCACCGCCAGGTTCTTGGCCCACATCGCCAGCGCCGCCTTGGAGACGCAATAGTCGGCCCGCTCCGGCGAGGCCAGCTCGGCGCTGACCGAGGTGACGAAGACGATGGTGCGGCCGCTGCCCGGGGCCGCGAGCATCGCCCGCGCCGCCGCCTGGCTGAGGAAGGCGGCGCCGCGAAGATTGACGCCGAGCACGGTGTCGAAGCTCGCCGGCGCGAGGTCGAGCATGTCGCCGCGCACCGGCGTGCCGATGCCGGCATTGGAGACGAAGCAGTCGAGCCGGCCGAAGCGGGCGGTCACGGCGTCGATCAGGCGGGCATGGGTGTCGAGCGCCGCGACGTCGTGGCGGACGAACAGGGCCGCGGCCCCCGCCGCCTCGAACGCGGCCTGCGCCTCGAGGCCCGCCGCGTCCTCGACGATGTCGGTGAAGGCGATGTCGTGGCCGGCCTCGGCCAGCGCGAGCCCGATCGCCCGCCCGATGCCGCGCCGCGCGCCGGTGACCAGGGCGACAGGGCGGGTCATGGGAGGCTCCGAAGCAACAGCTCAACCTGGTCAGGCGAGACACGACAGTGCCGGACAGAACGCGACGCCGTTGTCTCCCCTCCCCCTTGCGGGGAGGGGTAAGGGGTGGGGGTCGTGCAGGATGGGGTGAAGCGACCTGCCAAGCGCGCTCGTGATCGACCGTCCCGTTCCAGTCTGATCCACCCCCACCCCGATCCCCTCCCCGCAAGGGGGAGGGGATCGGCTGGCGTCG
This is a stretch of genomic DNA from Labrys wisconsinensis. It encodes these proteins:
- a CDS encoding Dabb family protein, with product MIRHIVLVRFRPDVPPAEIAAIFAALHALKAAIPGISAIADGANVSPEGLARGFTHGFTVDFADVAARDRYLADPEHGKVGAALVGAAEGGVDGILVLDFAPA
- a CDS encoding 3-ketoacyl-ACP reductase, which encodes MTRPVALVTGARRGIGRAIGLALAEAGHDIAFTDIVEDAAGLEAQAAFEAAGAAALFVRHDVAALDTHARLIDAVTARFGRLDCFVSNAGIGTPVRGDMLDLAPASFDTVLGVNLRGAAFLSQAAARAMLAAPGSGRTIVFVTSVSAELASPERADYCVSKAALAMWAKNLAVRLAADGIGVFEVRPGVIRTDMTAGVAARYDARLAGGLVPAMRWGEGDDVGRAVAGLASGAFGFATGSVIACDGGLSIARL
- the hpxZ gene encoding oxalurate catabolism protein HpxZ, producing the protein MTIDDPAVRAEVEAAFARYEAALVANDVATLDDLFWRDPRTIRYGGGENLYGYAAIAAFRAARAPAGLARRLERTVITTYGRDFATASTLFHRDGAPGKVGRQMQTWMRTPQGWRVVAAHVSIIDAPAEPG
- a CDS encoding GMC family oxidoreductase yields the protein MVDYIITGGGPAGCALAARLSEDPSVSVLLLEAGGSDRHPLFHMPAGFAKMTKGIASWGWSTVPQQHLGGRVMRYTQAKVIGGGSSINAQLYTRGNPADYDAWAYEEGCPGWSYADVLPYFRRAEDNQRFADAYHASGGPIGVSVPVNPLPINEAFIRAAQEYGIPYNPDFNGARQAGIGHYQVTVRDARRSSAAVGYLRPIRDRKNLTVRTGAAVLRILVEHGRAVGVEIAEGTGKTTIRCEREVLVTSGAIGSPRLLQLSGIGPADHLSAAGVPVVHDLPGVGANLQDHLDLYVICECTGDHTYDNVARLHRTLWAGTQYILFRKGPVASTLFETGGFWHADRNDPNPDIQFHLGLGSGIEAGVARLKNAGVTLNTAYLRPRSRGTVRLKSADPADHPLIDPNYWADPRDRALSIEGLRIGREIMRQKALGPFILAERMPGPGKASEQELADYAFATCKTDHHPAGTCKMGTDAMAVVAPDLKVHGLEGLRVCDSSIMPRVNSSNTNAPTIMIGEKASDIVAGKPPLPAANLPGRSFADRDPVPAR